In Gammaproteobacteria bacterium, one DNA window encodes the following:
- a CDS encoding NADH-quinone oxidoreductase subunit M, which produces MSFEFPLLSLIIWLPIVFGIAVFTTGNHNNAQLARWIALVGSILGFLVTIPLCSNFDSTTGAMQFVENHVWFERFNVNYHLGVDGISMPLILLNCFITPLVVVAGWEVIKERVSQYMGAFLVMSGIVNGVFASLDAILFYVFWEASLIPMFLIIGIWGGPNRVYAAIKFFLYTLLGSLLMLIAFIYLYQASEGSFSIEDYHKLAIPLTPQIFIFVAFLLAFAVKVPMWPVHTWLPDAHVEAPTGGSVVLAAILLKLGGYGFLRFSLPIAPDASLYLADMMIVLSLIAVVYIGLIALMQVDMKKLIAYSSVAHMGFVTLGFFLLNAYGIEGAMVQMISHGFISGAMFLCVGVLYDRLHSRQIADYGGVVNKMPVFAAFFMLFAMANAGLPGTSGFVGEFMVIMSAIKVNFWYAFLAATTLIFGAAYTLWMYKRVIFGAIATPAVESLQDISKREFALLAILAISVLWIGVHPYPLTEVMHTTVDQLLTHVSNSKL; this is translated from the coding sequence ATGTCGTTTGAATTCCCACTATTGAGCTTAATTATTTGGCTGCCTATTGTGTTTGGCATTGCCGTTTTTACAACCGGAAATCATAATAACGCGCAACTTGCTCGTTGGATTGCTCTCGTAGGATCGATATTAGGATTTTTAGTAACAATTCCACTATGCAGTAACTTCGATTCCACCACAGGCGCAATGCAATTTGTCGAGAATCATGTCTGGTTTGAACGTTTCAATGTCAATTATCATCTAGGCGTTGATGGGATATCAATGCCGCTGATTTTGTTGAATTGCTTTATTACGCCACTCGTTGTTGTAGCTGGGTGGGAAGTAATAAAGGAGCGTGTATCTCAATATATGGGTGCATTTCTCGTTATGTCCGGTATTGTCAATGGTGTATTCGCGTCACTGGATGCCATTCTGTTCTACGTATTCTGGGAAGCTTCTTTAATACCGATGTTTTTGATTATCGGTATTTGGGGTGGACCTAACCGGGTTTACGCTGCAATCAAGTTTTTTCTTTACACGTTGCTCGGTTCTTTATTGATGCTGATTGCATTCATTTATCTATATCAGGCATCGGAAGGAAGTTTTTCGATCGAAGATTACCATAAACTTGCAATTCCTCTGACGCCGCAAATATTTATTTTTGTCGCATTTTTGCTGGCGTTTGCGGTTAAAGTTCCAATGTGGCCAGTACATACCTGGTTACCGGATGCTCACGTTGAAGCACCAACAGGTGGATCGGTCGTCCTAGCGGCGATTCTACTGAAATTAGGCGGTTACGGATTTTTACGCTTCTCATTGCCGATTGCGCCTGATGCCAGTCTTTATCTAGCAGATATGATGATCGTGCTATCTTTGATTGCCGTTGTTTATATCGGCTTGATTGCATTGATGCAGGTCGATATGAAAAAGCTGATTGCTTATTCATCCGTAGCACATATGGGATTTGTTACCCTAGGATTCTTTTTGTTGAATGCTTATGGAATTGAAGGTGCCATGGTACAAATGATTTCCCACGGATTTATTTCCGGTGCTATGTTCCTCTGTGTCGGTGTGTTATACGATAGATTGCATTCCCGTCAGATTGCTGATTATGGTGGAGTTGTCAACAAGATGCCCGTTTTTGCAGCTTTTTTCATGTTATTTGCAATGGCGAATGCTGGTTTGCCGGGAACGAGCGGTTTCGTCGGCGAATTTATGGTCATAATGAGCGCAATCAAAGTTAATTTTTGGTATGCATTTCTGGCAGCCACCACACTCATTTTCGGTGCCGCCTATACGTTGTGGATGTATAAGCGAGTGATATTCGGTGCTATAGCAACCCCTGCGGTTGAGAGTTTGCAGGATATTTCAAAACGTGAGTTTGCTTTACTGGCCATTCTGGCAATTTCGGTTTTATGGATCGGTGTGCATCCTTATCCATTAACTGAAGTTATGCATACGACAGTTGATCAATTATTGACACATGTCAGTAACAGCAAGTTATAA
- the nuoL gene encoding NADH-quinone oxidoreductase subunit L gives MQKLYLLVPLAPLLGALIAGLLGRFIGPAWSHRTTIALVFVSLLASIVIFLDVLEGNSYNGSVYTWLVTGDTRFEVGFLIDQLSATMMVVVSLVSLMVHIYTIGYMHNDPGYQRFFSYISLFTFSMMMLVMSNNFLQLFFGWEAVGLVSYLLIGFWYTRPTAIYANLKAFLVNRVGDFGFLLGIALVLMHFGTLDYVSVFVQAPGIVDEKIELISGMSWLVITLICILLFVGAMGKSAQFPLHVWLPDSMEGPTPISALIHAATMVTAGIFMVARMSPLFELSDTALSVILIIGGITTLFMALIAIVQTDIKRVVAYSTLSQLGYMTVALGASAYSAAIFHLMTHAFFKAVLFLGAGSVIIAMHHEQNMEKMGGLKRYMPITYWTMFIAALASAGVPGFSGFFSKDAIIEAVHFSNIPGAGFAYFCVLTTVFVTALYTFRLIFMTFHGNTRMDEHTKEHLHESPWVVTLPLIVLAIPTIAAGWFIDPIIFGNYFNNVIHVSPQHDAIEKLSAEFSGISGMMLHAFFTAPFWLSIAGIFTAWLLYSLRTEWPRRIKTRCSYLYNMLNNKYYIDEFYSWIFAGGVRALGTALWRYGDIKVIDGFFVNGTARVVALSATIVRKYQTGYIYHYAFTMIVGIFVILTLWLY, from the coding sequence ATGCAAAAACTTTACTTACTGGTGCCGCTTGCCCCGTTGCTTGGCGCGCTTATAGCTGGATTATTGGGGCGTTTTATCGGACCCGCATGGAGTCATCGAACAACTATTGCATTGGTTTTTGTTTCTTTACTGGCGTCTATCGTTATTTTTCTGGATGTATTGGAAGGTAACAGCTATAACGGCAGCGTTTATACTTGGTTAGTCACTGGCGATACACGATTTGAAGTTGGATTCTTAATTGATCAATTATCAGCAACCATGATGGTAGTCGTCAGCTTGGTTTCGCTCATGGTGCATATTTATACCATTGGTTATATGCATAATGATCCAGGTTATCAACGTTTTTTCAGCTATATCTCATTGTTTACCTTTTCAATGATGATGCTGGTAATGTCGAATAACTTCTTGCAGTTATTTTTTGGCTGGGAAGCTGTTGGTTTGGTTTCTTATTTATTAATTGGATTCTGGTATACCCGCCCGACTGCAATTTACGCCAACTTGAAAGCTTTTTTAGTCAATCGAGTTGGTGATTTTGGTTTTCTTCTCGGTATTGCATTGGTGCTAATGCACTTTGGTACTTTGGATTACGTATCTGTATTTGTTCAAGCACCTGGAATTGTTGACGAGAAAATTGAATTGATATCCGGCATGTCTTGGTTAGTAATTACGCTGATCTGTATTTTGTTGTTTGTCGGCGCGATGGGTAAATCAGCGCAATTTCCGCTGCACGTGTGGTTACCGGATTCAATGGAAGGCCCTACACCGATTTCCGCATTGATTCACGCGGCTACGATGGTAACTGCCGGTATTTTTATGGTGGCGCGTATGTCACCTTTGTTCGAGTTATCTGACACCGCACTATCGGTTATTTTAATAATTGGCGGTATCACTACATTATTTATGGCCCTGATTGCAATTGTGCAAACCGATATAAAACGCGTTGTTGCTTATTCCACGTTATCGCAATTGGGGTATATGACCGTTGCTTTAGGCGCTTCAGCTTATTCCGCCGCAATTTTCCATCTAATGACCCATGCTTTTTTTAAAGCCGTTTTATTCTTAGGTGCGGGTTCTGTCATCATCGCTATGCACCATGAGCAAAATATGGAAAAAATGGGCGGACTGAAACGCTACATGCCGATTACCTATTGGACGATGTTCATCGCCGCTTTAGCCAGTGCTGGTGTGCCAGGTTTTTCCGGTTTTTTTTCTAAAGATGCCATCATTGAGGCGGTTCATTTTTCCAATATACCGGGTGCCGGTTTTGCCTATTTCTGTGTACTGACAACCGTATTTGTCACAGCTTTGTATACTTTCCGATTGATATTCATGACGTTTCACGGCAATACTCGAATGGATGAACATACCAAAGAACATCTGCATGAGTCGCCATGGGTAGTTACTTTGCCGTTAATAGTGCTTGCAATTCCTACCATTGCGGCTGGTTGGTTTATTGATCCGATTATTTTTGGTAATTATTTTAATAATGTAATTCATGTATCACCTCAGCATGATGCTATCGAAAAATTAAGTGCGGAATTTTCCGGAATAAGCGGCATGATGCTGCATGCATTTTTCACAGCGCCATTTTGGTTATCTATCGCAGGGATTTTTACTGCTTGGCTTTTGTATAGTTTAAGAACCGAATGGCCTAGGAGAATAAAAACACGCTGTAGTTATTTGTATAACATGCTGAATAATAAATATTATATTGATGAATTTTATTCATGGATATTTGCAGGTGGAGTGCGAGCTTTAGGAACCGCTTTATGGAGATATGGCGATATCAAAGTGATTGATGGATTCTTTGTCAATGGCACGGCGCGAGTTGTAGCATTATCAGCAACTATAGTAAGAAAGTATCAGACCGGTTATATCTATCATTATGCTTTTACAATGATTGTCGGCATATTTGTCATCTTGACGCTATGGCTTTATTAG
- a CDS encoding NADH-quinone oxidoreductase subunit J, producing MSFQDILFYVFSAILVASALGVITVRNPVNSALLLVLAFVTCAGLWLLLEAEFLAIALVLVYVGAVMVLFLFVVMMLDINLDRLREGFWKWFPFGAAVALVMVAEMSMVLMGKYFGLEEMPAPRAQDADYSNTRELGRLIYTEYVYAFELAAVLLLVAMVAAIALTLRHREDKKSPDPSKQVRVRKEDRLRIVTMPAEKKE from the coding sequence ATGAGTTTTCAAGATATTTTGTTTTATGTTTTCTCAGCTATTTTGGTTGCATCAGCGCTGGGTGTAATTACTGTGCGTAATCCGGTAAATTCAGCGTTGCTGTTGGTTTTGGCGTTTGTCACGTGCGCGGGTTTATGGTTGCTGCTGGAAGCTGAGTTCTTAGCAATCGCTTTAGTATTGGTATATGTTGGGGCTGTCATGGTATTGTTTTTATTTGTAGTCATGATGCTCGATATCAATTTGGATCGATTACGTGAAGGATTCTGGAAGTGGTTTCCTTTCGGTGCGGCTGTCGCACTCGTCATGGTCGCAGAAATGTCAATGGTATTGATGGGAAAATATTTCGGGCTAGAAGAAATGCCTGCGCCTAGGGCACAAGATGCTGATTACAGTAACACTCGAGAGTTAGGACGATTAATTTACACCGAATACGTTTATGCATTTGAACTAGCCGCCGTGCTTTTATTGGTCGCAATGGTAGCAGCAATAGCACTGACTTTACGCCATCGAGAGGATAAGAAATCTCCAGACCCATCTAAACAAGTTAGAGTACGAAAAGAAGATCGATTGCGAATAGTGACAATGCCTGCGGAAAAGAAAGAATAA
- the nuoK gene encoding NADH-quinone oxidoreductase subunit NuoK, which produces MISLSHYLVLGAILFAIGLVGIFLNRKNVIILLMSIELMLLAVNMNFVAFSHYLQDISGQIFVFFILTVAAAESAIGLAILVVLFRNMHTINVDDLDELKG; this is translated from the coding sequence TTGATATCGTTATCTCATTATCTTGTTCTTGGAGCGATTTTATTTGCAATCGGTTTGGTTGGCATTTTTCTCAACAGAAAAAATGTCATCATTCTGTTGATGTCGATTGAATTAATGCTGTTGGCTGTAAATATGAATTTTGTTGCATTCTCGCATTATCTGCAGGATATATCGGGACAAATCTTCGTATTCTTCATTTTGACGGTTGCCGCCGCAGAATCGGCGATAGGCTTGGCAATTTTGGTGGTGCTGTTCCGCAACATGCACACGATTAATGTCGATGATTTGGATGAGCTCAAGGGTTAG